TTGGCCTGTTTTCCCTGATAAAACTCCTCCCAGCGGCTCTCGAAGAAGCGGCGCATGATGTGCCCAGCCTTGCCTACTTCAGAGTCATCCTCGTTGAAAGTCTGGCAGTTGTCAAATACCAGGAGGGCATCAGCCGCAAACTCCTCTGAGCTGGTGTACCTGGACAGGGCAGGGGCAAAACTGTGAGCTGGGTAGGAGTTGCAGCAGTAGCAAAGACCGGGCGGTTCACCCACATCTACTTACCCTCCCCTGAGCAGCCGCTCCCGCATGGTGGAAAAATCCATAGGATTTTTGATGATGCGCCGGTACCCACTCACCAAACGTGGGTTCACAGGCTCTAGGAAAGGCCAGGCTGCATCATGGGACTCCATCTCCATCAGGATAATCCTATCATTAGAGGGACAATGATGGCTCCATCTCAGGAAGCAAATATACTGACCCCTCCCAGCCCTTTCCTCTGGCAGAGGTAGAGCCAACTGTCCCCCCAGGATTCACTCAACTCACTCGCAAAATGTGAGATCACTGTGGTGGTTCCGCATAGAGAGTCGCCGCCGCTTGGAGGGGGAGAGCCCTTCTTCCGAGTACCGAGGCCCTGCTGCTGGGCTTTCTCGGCCCCTCAACAGTACCCGGCGTCGGCGGCCATCACCCTCTGAGAAGTTCAGCGAATAACCACTTTTCCGCTTCTGGCCACGCTTTGGGAAACCAGGCTTCTGAGTGAATTCTCCCTCCACCTGCTTAGTATAGGAAACAGGTGAGATTAGCAACAGCTGGAGATGCACTGCTTGCCCTACTACAATCTCTGCCTAAATATGATTTAAGGCTTCAAAATACTATCATGCATAAGCCGGCATTGGTTTATTCACATAACCCAATGAAGTAGGTAAAAGGGAAGGTatagttattctcattttatagagacAGCAATTAAAGCTATAGaatttaagtgacttgtccaaaaaAGGACTTAGAACCCAGGTCCCCTAATACCCAGTCTAGGACTCTTTCCAAGGAGAGGAGAGATTGAGGATAATCTCTGATTTCTGTTTGAGTGTGGGAAAGAAAGAGCAGAAGCCTTACCTGAGCCAAACAGACAGTACAGAACCAATCTCCTTCTGGGACAGCCTCCATCTTGGGACGATGGCAGTAAATGTGGCAGCCACGGtcacacccatcacaaagcagaaGAAACTCATCATTGTCACCCTTCCGGCAGACTAGACATGTCTGGACCAAGGTTGTGAGGAGGCAGAATGAGCTCTCCAGCCTCTACCTGCCAGTGACCCCACCCCGCCCCTGCTGGCTGGCCCCTCAGCCTCTCCAGGCTCTCTCAGCCTCTTACCACTTTGTTGACAGACTTCTCCCAGGCAATGGACCTCTCCAGCTGGCCCAGGCACAAGCACACCTGGGCTGCGCTCCGGCACCGCTCGAGGGTCTGGCGCCAGACACGAATGCGAGGGGTGATCTCATATGATCTGGAGGGAGAAAGTGGTGATCTTTGGAGAAGGAGCGGATCCACTAAAGAGGGAACTTATCCCTTTCTCTCCAAGACCAAGAATGGAGGGTGGGAGTCACTCACATCTCTGTAGTGGTGCCCTCAGGGGCACCATTAGGTGTGCTAAGCAGGGCCTTCTCCAGCACAACCTCATGAGTTGGCCAGAGGGGCTCCCGCAGGTACCGCCGTTCTACATTCTGTTCCAGGGCAGCCAGCCGCATCACAGCCAGGTCCAAAGGGTTGGTAGTTTTACGCTGAGGTGCCAGTCCCTCCCTGCCCCGACCTCGCCAGGTGATATCCTCCTGGGAGTCGGAGAGGTGCTCACAGTAGGCCAAGTCTTCACGGGTAGAGTCTGGGCTAGGACATGTCCAGCCCTTCAGTTAAGAGAGAGGAATAAAACTCACTGTAAAAGGAGGAAAATTtggcataggaaaaaaaaaaacaaaaacaagacccaCTTAAGGTAGGTCACCTGTGAAGTAGGGACCCAGGGTTTTTTCTAACAGGGCATAAGGGACTAATGCTTTTCCCCAACCTTCCTACACAGTGCCAATCCCAGCATACCCGAATCTGCAGATCAGACATGATAACCCGCTGCTCCAGCTCCTCTACCCATTGAAGCACTGCTAGGTCTGTCTCGTATGTCTTCTCTTTGGGGGACCAGCTCATAATCCCTTCTTGAAAGGCAGGTAGTTGCCTGGGCTCAAAGATGGGGTCTGAGAAGAGAGGTGGCAGAGGGAGAGGCCCATCAGGCTGTTGTCCCTAGCAGCAGCTCAATGCTTATCCTGGGCTCTTCAGCTCAAGCTGGGTGTAGGAATGTATTTACCAGCTGAGGGCCGCAGGCAGACTTCCTGCAAGAAGTCCCTGTGCTTGTTAAGGTGTTTGTGAAGTGCCTTCTCCCGGATACCTCGGGGGTGTAGGGCCTTGAGCATGGCATCCAACATCTCAGGATCTCGTATCCACCACCAGCCTGAGCACATCTCTGTGAGCAGATGAGATATATGTGGGGCGCCAGCTGTGAAGCACTGCCCACACCGGATGCCCTCACTCCAAGGTCACTCACCAGGTGGGACAGGCTGGGCTGTCAGCTGGGTTAGGTAACGCTGTTCCATCTGTTTGAAGAACTTACTGGGAGGTCTCCCTCTCCGTTTGGGCTGTCCCAGCCCTGTGGGACTCTGTGGCATTTCTCCAGGGTCTCCTGCTCGCCTCTTAGGGGCCAACCCAGCCAAGGGCGTGGAAGAGAACTGCACTGGAGAACAAGGGTTGGCAGCACTAGGTCTATTCATCTGTGAATAAAATGAGACATAAGGAAATGAGGATGTTTTCATGTTTATAGGTTCCCTCAACTTCAGGCAGCAGCTCCACACCCAGGCAATGGTGCCTGTGGCAAGATGAAATCAAGTGCATACTACTAATTCTGGCTACTTACTGGCTTGGAGGAGGCAAGCTGCTGAGGGGAGGGAGTGGGTTGGTCCTCAGAAACTGCAGGGGGCGGTGTGGGGGCAGCATTGCAGGGCATCTGGGCTGAGATGTTAAACCAGAGTGCTTGAGGATCAGGGCTGGATTCTGCCTCATCAGGCTCTGGCTCCTCCGGGGGTTGTGATGGAGCTGGGTCTAGTTTTCCCGGACTGCTATCAGGTGTGAGGACTGAGCTGCTCAACAGGGAGCTATGGCTCTGAGTCTGGCTCAGCCAAGACAGGAAGGCTGACTGGCTGAGGTCATGCTGGCTCTGACCCAGTGACAAAGGGGAGCCTTCTTGCTCCAGGAACCCCTTATGGGACTGAAGCTGAAGCTgaagctgaggctggggctgggcaggagCATGAAGCTGAGCCTCAGGCTGAAGCTGGGCCTGGGGCTGTTCTGAATCCTGACCCCTGACAGGGGACTTAAGATGCCTAGGTTGCATAGACCCGGGCTTAGTTTTTCGAGGTCGGCCTCGGGCCCGGGCAGGAGAACTGGCAGTGGTGTTGGAGCCAGCTAACTCCATCTTCATAGAGAAGAGGGCAGGGTTGAGTGACGCATGGGCTGCCACTTTTAAGGAGTCAGTTTCCTTCTTTATCACCTCCTCAGGAACTGTAAAGAGAAGTAAAGAGTTAAGCCATATGCTGACATACAAGGGAAAAGTAAGAGGGTATATAAACTTAGGAcctatactttctttttctcttggacTTAGTCCCCCTTTTTTGAGATTCCACTGGGAAGAGCTTATATGCCAATGAACACAGTATCTGGGGAAGAAACACTATTCTCCCAAGtaatcagcagcagcagcacaatcataagctaacatttattgcGAAACAACTACGGGTTAAGTATTATTCTAAGAGACTTAACTCATTTTAATCCTCTCAGTAGCCTTATGAAGTACATACACTATTATTATCTCAacttcacaaatgaagaaacagaatcaTACAGCTGGAAATGGCAGAGCAGGTGGGTAGGCAGCTTTACTCTAaaatctgtgctcttaaccattaCGCTATATtatcagaaaatgaaagaagccCAAGACTACTAAGGAAAAGGAATTATTTAATTCTTGTTTGATAGGACTCAGAATCCACACTCCCACAGGCACACCTACCTAAGTTCCCCTCTGTTCCTTCTACAAAGATACCAGCCAAATACGGCAATACCCAGTAGCGACGTCTGTAGCGGTCCTGACCCAGGGAGACCGCCCGAAGCATCTGGGATGAGTGAAGCAGCTTTTTGCGAAAGAAAAGCTGACGCTGGGTAGAcaatgaaaatgaagatgaatAAACACATTTCCAGAGTGACAGTGGTGAATTCATCCAGTATATCAGAGAAAGGCAATGGCTCTCAGTCCCTCTATAAAAGTGATGCCATCTGGGCCTAATTCAGAAGGTGATTAAGtttgggagcggtggctcacgcctgtaatcccagcactttgggaggccaaggcaggtggattgctagagcccaggagttcagaaccagccttggtaacatatggaaactgtctctacaaaaacacaaaaattagccaggcatggtggctcctgcctgtagtcccagctacttgggagaatcacctaagcccaggaggctgaggctgcagtgagccatgatcgtgccactgcactccagcctgggtaacagaaaccccatctcaaaagaataaaaattaaaattcagtttaaaaaagaagCTGATCAATTCTTGCCCAGCCCATATCTCCAACTCTTGGGAGGTTAGAAGCACAATACCTTGCTGAGTTTTTCTATCTGGCGCTCTAGCTCTGGGATGCTAGATGCTGTGGCATCAACCTAGGGAGAAACACATGGGCATTATGAAAAAGGAGGTTATCAGATTCAAGAAAGaggaatttattttctaactCCCACTTTCCTTGATCTTGGGCCAGTACCTCTCCATCTCTTCGACCCCTGCGGCCAGGGACAGCTGCTATagactcctcttcttcctcttcttccatgCCACTGGTCTCCTCCATGATCCGAGAACTGCGCCTCCGTCCCAGGCATTCCTCTGGCCCTTCCATCTCTACTTCAGACCGCCCAGTTCGCTTGGCCAGAACAGTTTTCAGCCTTGAAATAGATGGAGAAAGATTAAGggaaggccaagtgtggtggctcacacctgtaattccagcactttgggaggccaagacaggcggatcacctgaggtcaggagttcgagaccagcctggccaacatggtgaaaccctgtctctactaaaaatacaaaaatcagccaggtgtggtggcatgggcctgtaatcccagctacttgggaggctgaggcagaagaatcgcttgaacctgggaggcggaggtggcagtgagccaagattgcgctatcgcattccagcctaggcgacagaggaagactccatctcaaaaaaaaaaaattacgggAAACTGGTGAGGAACATGATAGTGCCACAAAAGAAATACCTTGACTCTAAACCATCCTGGGCCCTGGTAAGGTCCCAAACCCAGGGAAGGGGCTAAAGCATCACATTTCAAGCCAAAACCCTGGCTATGCTTCACCCGCCCCACTTCTCTCCTCTCTGAGGCTCTACTCTCTGTCTGGTCCCTACCTCCGGAGCCGGCCTTCAACAATCCACTTGTTTTTCCTGTAGCTGGACATACTCTCCAGAGTCTTGTCAATCTCACTGCAGGGGAATAGGGAATAGGATGAAGTGGCAgcacaaaaaaagggaaaggaggcTCAAGGGTAAAGGGGCTGCAGCTGAAAAAGGAGTTCCAGCCTAGAACCCAGATTGGGTGAATGGCAGAAGGCTTAGGCTCTCCCAGGGAGGGCACTGCAATTCAGTCCCAAGTCATTCCAGCATCTTCAGAACATGGCAGTGAACACACATTTCTGAGGACTTCTGGAAGGCTACAAGTCCTCCACCCCATTCTGATGCAAGGGATACAATGACCATCCCCACTCCCAGCCTCTCACTTGATGATGAGGGTGGAGCCATTGAGCTCATGCACAAGGAAGGCCAGGACAGCAGCCTTCTGCTGGGGTGGCTGGGCCTGAAAAGGCTGGGTGCGCAGGCGGTCACAGAGGGCTGGCTCTACTCCATATGCCATAAGGAAGCAGCGCAGGATCTCTGACACATTGTCTCTTGTCAGTGGGATCTCAGACACCTTCTCCCCCAAGATCTTTAGGGACTGTGTGGAGGACAGCATAATGGGGGTGAGTAGGGAAAGATGCACAACCAAGTTGGGTGAATGTGCAAGAGGAAAATACATCAGAAGAGAACTATGGGGGTTAAGACAGAATACGAAAGAAGaccacaaaagaaaaggaaaaaataaagaaaaataaaataaggagaggagtcaggaagaaaaagaaatggaaaaatataaggaaaagagaaacactaAGTAGTTACATCTCCTTTACTTGTCCTGGTTACTTTGGGAGGGACTTGCACTCACCTGACAGTAGGAGGGAAAGCCAGGATCATGGAGTGCAGCCTTCAGCAGCCTGACCAGCAGGTCTTGCACCTCACCCAAGCTGTCACCTTGACACAGGAGTCCCTCCTGCAGGACCCCCAGGCTAGGCACATCTTTGGCAGGATCAAAGCCCAGCACCTTGCCAAAGCTATGCAGGAACTCCACAATGGTCAAGCAGTCTGAGAAGGCTCCACTGGGCAATGTCAGACCAGGGACTCGTGAGAAGTCAGGCAGGGGCTAGAGAGAGAAAAGTGAGTAGAGAGTTCTGTTAAACATAACAGAAGATGACAATTTGCATGTCTACAAGAGgttcttcctttaatttttatgtaattttttttttttttttgagatagggtctcactctgtcacccaagctggagtgcagtggcatgatctctgcttactgcagcctcgacctcctaagcccaagcaattctcccacctcagtctctcaaatagctgggactacaggtacatgccaccacacccagctaattttcgtattttttgtagagatgaggtctcgccatgttgcccaggctggtcttgaactgctgggctcaagcgatctgcccgcctcggcctcccaaagtgctgggattacagtgtgagccatggcacccggccttCCTTTAATCTTTAATGGAAATGTCTCTCCCATTGcagaagtcctttttttttttttaaaggaaagtctTCCCAGCTGACCCAGGAACTGTTACTCTCTCCTCACTACCTGGTGGTCAGTCAGACACATATCCTCTGTCGGCTTCTTCATTTCCTCCAAGATCATCTGCTGCCTCTGCCGTTCCTCCAAGCGCCTCTGTGTGGCCAGGGTCTTATCTGCTTTACAGGCTGGCTTGGCTTTGGtcacctcctccttttccttcatttttaccttctccttcttttccctcttgactttttccttcagtttttcctgctttgtctttcctttttctttctcagcctACCCAAGGAAGAGAGGAACCAAGACTGCCATAAAGATATCAGTCACTATCCTTCCCTGGTCCCAGTCCTCCCAACCTCACAGCCCAGAAATCTCACTATAAAACAAGACTGATGTACATGTCCTGCAAAATCAGTTTAGTGGCTTCGAAATTATACTTGGCAAGTTTGTACATGCACCTACCTTGGATTTCTTCTTAGCTTCCTTCTGCTTTAAGCTCTTGGTCTCTTGTTTCCGCTTATTTCTGGCCTGTAAACCATAAGGGAAGTCATTTCTCCTCAAACTCTGAAAGCATCTCTGCTTGGGCTAGGATTCAAAAACAGACAAGGGTGCTGGGGAGGAGAGGTGAGAGATGGAATGAGGGGTTGGCAATGGATTAATTCTCTCACCCTAGAGATGCCCACGTTATTTTTGAACAAACCCAATTCTCTAAATCAAGTGCAAGAAATTTCAGGGTAATGAAGATATGCTGCTACACAGGGAGTGACGGATgtgggaaatgaaaataaaagatgaagtaAGTTGTAGGAAAAATTAACCTACTGTTTCATCTCTCTGATGTCCCTCACCTGCCCTTGGATAGTAGTCTGACACTCTCCCCGTTGAACCTTCTGCCTCATCTTCTTCTTGCTTTTAGCAATCTTTGCTTTATCCTCCTCATTCAATGTTTCTgtgagagcagaaagaaaaatgaaacaagtgAGGCAGGAAGGCAGTTCTCTAGCATCCAGGGCAACACATGCCCGTCTCAAAGctggcctcccaagcagctccCTGAAGAATCTagagtagctttttttttttttaagtatacataATAAAACATTGGGGGAAAAAATGTAGGAGAGGCACCTGCTATGGGGGTGGCACAAAGAACTCAAATGACATCTCCTGCCCAGAAGCACCAGCCCCTGGCTCCAATCAGACTGCTTTAGAAGGTGTCCTGCTGATAGAAAAGAGGCCACAATGGCAGAGTAGCCTTGGAGCCAATCTCTCTCCCAGGATACCTGACAAGAGCAGAAACCCACGGACTGATTTTAGAGCAGAAAGCAGAGAAAGGATACAGCAAGCCAAACTGCCAGGGAAAGAGGGTAGTAGTTAGAAGCACTGATTAACCAAGGGTGTGCCAGAAAAAAGGCCCACACAGTGGACACCTCAAAAGAATCACTGACATAGTTATTGATCATGCTCAGCTCCATGTCTTGCTTCACTAAAAGTTCTGAATTTCTTCCTTTCGGGAAGACTTGTGGAAGTATAATTCTGCAAACAAGAGTATTTCATAATTGATGTTTCTGACatgactatatatacatatatatattttttgacacggagtctcactctgtcgcccaggctgaagtgcaatggcacaatctcggctcactgcaatctccacctcccaggttcaagcgattctcctgcctcagccaccccagtagctgggactacaggcgcgtgccaccacgcccagttaatttttagtatttttagtacaagcggagtttcaccgttttagccatgACGGTCTTGAttgcctgacctcatgatccgctggtctcagcctctcaaagagctgggattacagccgtgagccaccgtgcctggccctgacatgacaatatttattattttgtttctggtaTAGAAACGCCACCACATGTCTACGTGACAACCCTCTAAGACAGATATTATGGGCAGATGAACTACCTAAGGCTTTGATTAAAATATGAGacttagctgggtgcagtggctcacacctgtaatcccagcactttgggaggctgaagcaggcggatcacctgaggtcaggagttcgagaccagcctgaccaacatggagaaaccccatctctactaaaaatacaaaattagctgggcgtggtggcatatgcctgtaatcccagctactctggaggctgaggcaggagaatcgcttaaacctgggaggttgcggtgagccaagatcgcgccattgcactccagcctgggcaacaagagcaaaactccatctggaaaaaaaaaaaaaaagggccaggcgtgggggctacacctgtaatcccagcactttgagaggtcgaggtgggcggatcacgaggtcaggagatcgagaccatcctggctaacatggtgaaaccccgtctctactaaaaatacaaaaaattagccaggtgtggtggcgtgcacctgtagtcccagctactcgggaggccgaggcaggagaatggggtgaatccaggaggcagagcttgtagtgagccaagatcgtgccactgcactccatcctgggtgacagagtaagactctgtctcaaaaaaaaaaaaacaaaatgagacttGTTCTAGGTCATTTGGTTGAAACATGACACGGCTAGATGTCTGAGTGAAAATCAAAAGACTAAGTTTTTTCACATTCTTCACACTACACCAGGGTAAACACACTATTTACTGAAAAATGTAGGTATTTCTCACCTGTCCATCCACTAAAACAgtgcctattattattattatattattattattattttgagatggagtttcactcttgttgcccaggctggagtgcaatggtgtgatctcagctcactgcaacctctgcctcctgggttcaagccattctcctgcctcagcctcccgagtagctgggattacaggcatgcgccaccatgcctggctaattttgtatttatagtagagacagggtttcttcatgttggtcaggctggtcttgaactcccgacctcaggtgatctgccctcctcagtctcccaaagtggtgggattacaggcgtgagccaccgtgcctggctttttttttttttttttttttttttgagacagagtctagctctatcaccaagctggagtgcagtggcgcaatctcagcttactgaaacctccacctcccaggttcaagctattctcctgcctcagcctcccaagtaggtgggactacaggcacacaccaccacgcccagctaattttttgttttgtatttttagtagagacggggttttaccatgttcgccaggatggtctcaatctcttgacctcacgatccgcccgccttggccttccgaagtgctgggattacaggtgtgagacactgtgcccggcctattattttttttagaaacagggccttgctctgttgcccaggttggaatgcaataaCACAACTGAAGTTTACTGTAGcctccaaactcctgggctcaagtgatcctctgctgcctgcctcagcctcctgggtaactgggattattaagcacacaccaccatgcctggctcccaaTTATCTTTTGAATTCAGATGTGAATTCTGAACCTCCATGATAGTAGAAATGGGTAAGGTAAAAGGGTACAACTGAACCAGTATATGATAAGGAGctaaaagatggaaagaaagggCAAGAAAGTCCTCTCCTCTGGGCTAAACACACCTGGGGGCAGCCCAAGGTTTCACTGGTAACAGCAACTCAAGAAAGACCATGGCTGGAAAAGTAGTATTCCCAAGCGCTGGGACTAGGATGCTGGATTCCAAGGAGAAGCTGATTCAGATTCATTCTTCCCAGATAATGTTAGTTACACTCCTGGGAAATCCAGGTATTAGCAATTCATCAACATTTTAGATACCTCATGGAGGGAGCAGAATCCCAAAGTAAGAAATACCACTGTACCTTGGGCCTCCAGTTTCTTTAGGGGGCGGTTGTCTGTCTTGTTCAATAGCTCAGTGATTTTGACCTTAGGTGGCCGACCTCGACCCCGTTTCACCTTGGGGACTTCCTTAGTCTTAGCCTTCTCAGTGTTTCGAGGTCGACCCCGTTTGCCAGTAATTGCCTGAATCCTCGACGGGATctcctctgctgagagctgcaccCACTGCAAGCCCTAAGGTAGCAAGGGAGACTGTTACAGTAGTAAGGAATCAGTGCAGGCCACGAGGCCCTCGGAACCATTCAATGCCCCAGAACCTTCAAACCCCACGAGAGGAAGCTGCAGCTTGTCCACCAACTCTTCCTCAGGGACAAAAGCATATTTAACCCTTGGGTCTGCACCTCTGGCGTGTCTCTTTCTTCAAAGAAATCTCCAACAGGCATACGGGGACTGAAGCTGAAGTGCTCTCGGCGGACACTGTGTACCACGTTGCGGCTCAGGTACTAAGAGGAAGAAGTAAAGTAACATTAATAAAGTTGGATCCTACCATGTCTTTGGCCAGCAAAGGCATAAGCAGAACAGGCCCAGAGCAGACAATGCCAGCCTGTTGTCACTGAGCCCAAGAACGGAGTCTTGGGCAGTGGAAAGGAGTCCACTGAGCCCAAGAAAGCAGTCCTTTAAAAAAAGCTACATTACCTTGATCACTTCTGGAAATTGCTTCATCCTCTTCCCACAGGGGCCATAATACCAGGTCTCCCCCTGCCATCGGTGGCTGCCCTTCTTGATGCGCACCTCTCTCCGCCACCTGCCAGAGAAGCACATGGGCCCTGCCGCCAGGTCACACCCCTACCCACTCCCATGCCACCTAAGCGCGAAGCCCTCTgagcagatggccctccccacATTTGTATCTCTAGAACTGCATGCAGATGCAAAAGCACCAAGAGAGATAAGCTTGGCTAGAAGGCTGACTTGAGCTCCAGCAAATACATCAAGGCCCTTAGGAGAAAAGCACTACACCAAACTGCACAAGCTCAGAGAGATCTCCATCCCTCCTTTACAAAATCAGTGAGATAAGCTGCCAGAAACCCCTCCCTGAGCCATTCAGGGCAGTTACTGGATTTCCAGTAAAGAGGATAAAGACCTAAGGGGAATAAAGACAGAAGACAAAGGGCAGGGAGgcaagcagaaaaataaatttgctgcTGATTCCATGAAAAGACTCAATATGCCAGGGTTTAGTTAGGAACTCTGTGTTCTGAGCAGAACACAAAGTTAGTCAGAGTTAGTTCTAAGACTAACTCTAATCTTTCTCTCAAAATTTTAAGCAGTACTCAGACTTGGTGACCACAAGTAGCCttgaggggcaggggtggggaagaTCCAGGAAGGCAGTTATTTCCACAAGGCCCTGGTGTCAGCTAGTTTGTTCATTTTGGTCA
This sequence is a window from Homo sapiens chromosome 12, GRCh38.p14 Primary Assembly. Protein-coding genes within it:
- the BAZ2A gene encoding bromodomain adjacent to zinc finger domain protein 2A isoform X5, with amino-acid sequence MEANDHFNFTGLPPAPAASGLKPSPSSGEGLYTNGSPMNFPQQGKSLNGDVNVNGLSTVSHTTTSGILNSAPHSSSTSHLHHPSVAYDCLWNYSQYPSANPGSNLKDPPLLSQFSGGQYPLNGILGGSRQPSSPSHNTNLRAGSQEFWANGTQSPMGLNFDSQELYDSFPDQNFEVMPNGPPSFFTSPQTSPMLGSSIQTFAPSQEVGSGIHPDEAAEKEMTSVVAENGTGLVGSLELEEEQPELKMCGYNGSVPSVESLHQEVSVLVPDPTVSCLDDPSHLPDQLEDTPILSEDSLEPFNSLAPEPVSGGLYGIDDTELMGAEDKLPLEDSPVISALDCPSLNNATAFSLLADDSQTSTSIFASPTSPPVLGESVLQDNSFDLNNGSDAEQEEMETQSSDFPPSLTQPAPDQSSTIQLHPATSPAVSPTTSPAVSLVVSPAASPEISPEVCPAASTVVSPAVFSVVSPASSAVLPAVSLEVPLTASVTSPKASPVTSPAAAFPTASPANKDVSSFLETTADVEEITGEGLTASGSGDVMRRRIATPEEVRLPLQHGWRREVRIKKGSHRWQGETWYYGPCGKRMKQFPEVIKYLSRNVVHSVRREHFSFSPRMPVGDFFEERDTPEGLQWVQLSAEEIPSRIQAITGKRGRPRNTEKAKTKEVPKVKRGRGRPPKVKITELLNKTDNRPLKKLEAQETLNEEDKAKIAKSKKKMRQKVQRGECQTTIQGQARNKRKQETKSLKQKEAKKKSKAEKEKGKTKQEKLKEKVKREKKEKVKMKEKEEVTKAKPACKADKTLATQRRLEERQRQQMILEEMKKPTEDMCLTDHQPLPDFSRVPGLTLPSGAFSDCLTIVEFLHSFGKVLGFDPAKDVPSLGVLQEGLLCQGDSLGEVQDLLVRLLKAALHDPGFPSYCQSLKILGEKVSEIPLTRDNVSEILRCFLMAYGVEPALCDRLRTQPFQAQPPQQKAAVLAFLVHELNGSTLIINEIDKTLESMSSYRKNKWIVEGRLRRLKTVLAKRTGRSEVEMEGPEECLGRRRSSRIMEETSGMEEEEEEESIAAVPGRRGRRDGEVDATASSIPELERQIEKLSKRQLFFRKKLLHSSQMLRAVSLGQDRYRRRYWVLPYLAGIFVEGTEGNLVPEEVIKKETDSLKVAAHASLNPALFSMKMELAGSNTTASSPARARGRPRKTKPGSMQPRHLKSPVRGQDSEQPQAQLQPEAQLHAPAQPQPQLQLQLQSHKGFLEQEGSPLSLGQSQHDLSQSAFLSWLSQTQSHSSLLSSSVLTPDSSPGKLDPAPSQPPEEPEPDEAESSPDPQALWFNISAQMPCNAAPTPPPAVSEDQPTPSPQQLASSKPMNRPSAANPCSPVQFSSTPLAGLAPKRRAGDPGEMPQSPTGLGQPKRRGRPPSKFFKQMEQRYLTQLTAQPVPPEMCSGWWWIRDPEMLDAMLKALHPRGIREKALHKHLNKHRDFLQEVCLRPSADPIFEPRQLPAFQEGIMSWSPKEKTYETDLAVLQWVEELEQRVIMSDLQIRGWTCPSPDSTREDLAYCEHLSDSQEDITWRGRGREGLAPQRKTTNPLDLAVMRLAALEQNVERRYLREPLWPTHEVVLEKALLSTPNGAPEGTTTEISYEITPRIRVWRQTLERCRSAAQVCLCLGQLERSIAWEKSVNKVTCLVCRKGDNDEFLLLCDGCDRGCHIYCHRPKMEAVPEGDWFCTVCLAQQVEGEFTQKPGFPKRGQKRKSGYSLNFSEGDGRRRRVLLRGRESPAAGPRYSEEGLSPSKRRRLSMRNHHSDLTFCEIILMEMESHDAAWPFLEPVNPRLVSGYRRIIKNPMDFSTMRERLLRGGYTSSEEFAADALLVFDNCQTFNEDDSEVGKAGHIMRRFFESRWEEFYQGKQANL